AGGTTGAACGACTGGAAGACCATGCCGATGCCGCGGCGTACCGCGTCGATCTCGACGTCCGGGTCGGTCATCTCGGTCCCGTTCACCCAGATCTTGCCGGCGGTCGGCTCCTCCAGGAGATTGACGCAGCGCAGCAGCGTCGACTTGCCGGAGCCGGAGGGCCCGATGACGCAGACGACCTCGCCGTGGCCGACCTCGAAGTCGATGCCCTTGAGCACCTCGAGCGGGCCGAAGGACTTGTGCAGGTCGCGGATCTCGACGGCGGGCCGGGAGGGGGTGGTCATGCGGATCACCGGGCCTTGGCGTAGCGGAGTTCGAGGCGGCGTACCACCTGGGACAGGGGCAGGGTGATGATCAGATAGGTGAAGCCGGCGACCAGCAGTGGCGTGGCGTTCACCCGGTCGTTGAGCGTGTCCCGGCCGAACTTGGTGATCTCGATGGTCTGCGCCGTCACGCCCAGCACGTAGGCGAGCGACGAGTCCTTGGTGAGCAGGATGAGTTCGTTCGTCAGCGGGGGGATCACGATCCGGAACGCCTGCGGGATGACGATCGTGCGCATCGCGGTGAAGTGCGACATGCCGAGGGTGCGCGCCGCCTCCATCTGGCCGCGGGGCACCGCCTGGATGCCGGCCCGGATGGTCTCCGCCATGTAGGCGGCGGCGGTCAGGCCGAGACCGATCGCGATCGAACCGAACACGCCACCCGGGATCTCCCGCTCGGGGAAGGCGATGGGGATGCCGTACCCGACGAGGAAGAGCACCAGGAGCGCGGGCAGGCCCCGGAACAGCTCGATATAGGCCGTCGCCAGCCAGCGGTACGGGGCCACCCGGGACAGCCGCATCAGGGCGAGGATGGTGCCGAACACGAGGCCGAAGGCGAACGCGCCCAGCGTGTAGAGGACCGTGTTGCGCAGCGCGACGGTGATGACCGTCGGGAACATCGACTTGATGATGTCGACGCGGAAGAAGGCCTCGCCGAGCCGGCCCCAGTCCGCGGCGAAGGCCACCGCGGCGACGACGACGACGAAGGCCAGGTACTGGAGCCAGAGGGACAGCCGCTCCCGCTGACGGCGCCGCAGCTTCACGGTTCGATGCTCCTCACGCACGCGGAGGGCGCGCGACCCGCGCGCGCCCTCCTGCCACAGCTTGCGATCACTTGGCCGGCTGCTTGCCGATCCACTTCTCGTAGATCTTGTCGTAGGTGCCGTCCTGCTTGGCCTTGGCCAGCACCTCGTTGATCTTCTTGAGCAGCTCCGGGTTGGCGTCCTTCTTCACCGAGAAGCCGTACTGCTCGCCGGTGTCGAACTCCGCCGTCACCTCGAACCCGCCCGGGTTGTCCTTGATGTACTCGGTCCAGACCGGCAGGTCGTTGATGGCGGCCTCGACCTGGCCGTTGGCGAGGGCCTGCTGCAGGGCGGCGAGGTCCTCGAACTCGACGAGCTGGAGGTCCTTCTCCTGCTCGAACTTCTTGGCGTAGTCGCGGCCGGTGGTGGAGGCCTGGACGCCGAGCTTCTTGCCCTTGAGGTCGTCGAGCGACTTGTACGCCTTGCCCGTCTTGACCAGCATCGCCTGCGTCGCGTCGAAGTACGGGTCGGAGAAGTTCATCACCTTCTGCCGCTCTTCGGTGATCGTCATGCCGGCGGCGGCCGCGTCGCACTTGCCGGTGTTCAGGTCCTGGCCGGACTTGATCCCCTCGAACGGGGTGTCGACGATCTTCTGTTCGACGCCCAGATCCTTGGCGACCAGGTCCATCACGTCGACGTCGAACCCGACGACCTTGCCGCCGGCGTCCTTGGACTGGAACGGCGCGTACGGCAGGTGGGTGCAGACGGTCAGCGCGCCCTTCTCGACGAGCTTGACCCCGCCGGCCTGGACCTCACCCTCGTCCTTCTTGGCGCATCCGGCGGCGCTCAGTGCGAGCGCGGCGACGGCCGCGACGAGTCCTGCCTTGCGGGCTGCGCGATGGAAAGTCACGCTGCGTCCTCCGATTCAGCCCCCGTACGGGCAACCAGCATTCACCAAACGGTGTGTGGGGGGACGCTACCTGATCAGCGGATGCGAACCAAGATCAAGTCGGGCTGGGGGGATCGAAGCTGCGACCGTCACACCCCGCGAACCGGGCGTTCGGCGCGAACCCTGCGACAGGGGAGATAACCGCCTCCCATTCAGGTCGCGCGCGCCTCGCCCTCAGGCCGGCCAGTCGACGCGCAGCGGCAGGTCGAGAAACCGCGCGTAGTGACCGAGGGCCCGCTCGACGCGGGGTCGGTCGAGCGGGGCCAGCGGACGCACGGCAACCGTGACCCGGCGGGCGCCGATCGTGCGCTTCCACGTGCCCACCACCCGGCCCCTATGGACCACGGTGGCCTGGAAGACACCGTTGCCGCCCGGGACCACCGCCTCGCGGTGCGCCGGGTCGAGCATCAGCGTGCGGTCCCGGTAGCCGAGCAGGTACTCGTCGAAGCCGGGCAGCACCAGCAGGTCGTCGACCGCGGCCCGGGGCGCGTCGAGCAGCGCGGCGTCGACGAGCATCGCCACCGCGTCGACCTCGACGGTGGCGAGGACGTCGCCGGCCGCGGCCAGCCCGCGGCGGGCGTCGGTGAGCGTCAGCCCCGTCCAACCGGCGAACTCCCGGTCGGTGACCGGGCCGTGGGAGCGCAGGTAACGACGGGCGAGCAGGGCCAGTGCCTCGTCCCGGTCGGGCCGGTGCGGGGCCGGCGCCCACTCGTCGAGCAGCGCGAACGTCTGCTCGGTGCCGACGTTGGGCGCGAGGCAGGTCACGCCGGACAGGCTCGCGTGCGACAACAGGTGGTAGCCGCGCTGACCGTCGACGCCGATGCCGGCCGCGGCGAGCCGGGCCAGGCACTCGGCGCGGGTGAGTCGGCCGCCGCCGGCGAGGGCCGCCCCGAGCACGTCCAGCGCGCGATCCGCGTCGGCGTCGGTGAGACCGAGGGCGGCGCGGCGGGTCGCCGCGGCGGCCAGCGTGCGCACGCCGGTCAACTCCAGCATCCACCGCGCGTCGCGGGAGGGGACGAGGTGGACGGTGCCCCGCATCGGCCAGGTGCGCAGGGCCTCCCGCCGTTCCAGCGCGGCCCGCACGTCGGCCTGGGTGAAACCGGGCAGTCGGGCGCCGAGGGACCAGAGGCCGCTGGCCAGGTCCTGGGCCTGCATGGCGCCGAACCACTGCACCACGTCGGCGACCGTGCCCGGCGCGACGCCGGGGTGCGGGCGCAGCAGCAGGCTGGTCATCCGCAGGTCGAGCGCCTCGCTCGCGGTGAGCCGCACCGGCATCGGTCGCCTTTCGTCAGGTCCGTCGCCCAGCCTAGGCGCACCCTCCGACACTTACGTCCCATCGGCCCCGCGGCCACGGCTGGGCGGTGCGCCGCCCGCCGGTCCGCCCTGCCCGGGCGGCGACCCCGCCAGGACCCCCAGGCATAAGGACCGAAGCAGCGGGGATGCGCCGAGCGGAAGTGCGCGCGCCGCGCGTGCGGGAGGGAGAGTCATGACTGCGTCCAGCGAGCCGATGCGGGGAGGCGCGCCCGCCCGGTCCCGGGCCGATCGCACCCCGGCCAAGACCAGCACCGCCGCGACCTTCGCCCTGGTGTTCGGCGTGTCCGCCCTGATCTGTGTGCTGACCGCGATCCTCGCGTGGGCCGGGATCATCCTCGGCATCATCGGGATCATCGTCGGCGTCTTCGGGCTGCGGATGTCCGCCCGACCCAACGTGACCGGGCGGAGCGTGACGATCGGAGGTCTCGTCCTCAGCATCATCGCGCTGATCCTCGGTCTGGTCTTCATCGCCGGCATCACCACGTTCCTCAACAACGAGGGCGCGGTGGACCGGCTGCAGGAGCAGGTCGACGACCTGCGCTCACGGGTCAGCTGACGGGCAGGGGAGGGTGCACGCACGCCGGGCGGGACCGCCGTGTGCACCCTCTCGGGCCCCTGATCGCGCTGCGCCAGCATCGTTGACGGCGAAGCGCGATCCCCCGTTCAGGTGCACCGGTGCGGGGGCGGCGGTGGGCTCCCGCCGGCACCGGTGGGACCAGGATCCCCGCCGGCCGGGCGTACCGGGACGCTAGGCATCGGAATTTGCGGAAATCTTGAGTTGCGACAAGCAAACTGGCGAAAAGTTTCCGGCACGCCCTCTCGGGCGTGCCGGTGCGGCGTTTTCCGCCTCCGGCAGCGGGTAGTCGCGGGAGCCTGATCCGAGTCGGGAAGGGGACCCATCTGATGGCCCAGGTCAAGGTCGCGGTGATCTACTACAGCGCCACCGGTACCACGTACCAGATGGCGCAGGCGGCCTGCGAGGCCGCCGGGGACGCGGGCGCGGACGTACGCCTGCGCAAGGTGCGCGAGTTGGCGCCGGCCGAGGCGATCCGCTCCAACTCCGGCTGGCAGGCGCACCACCTGGAGACCCAGGACGTGCCCGAGGCGCAACTCGACGACCTGTCCTGGGCCGACGTGGTGATCTTCGGGACGCCCACCCGGTACGGGGTGATGGCGGCGCAGCTCAAGCAGTTCATCGACACCAGCGGGCCGCTGTGGGCGCAGGGCGCCCTGGTCAACAAGGTGTACGCGGGCTTCTGCACGACCGGCACCAGCCACGGTGGCCAGGAGGCGACGCTGCTGTCGATGTTCAACGTGTTCTACCACTGGGGCGGGATCGTGGTCACCCCCGGTTACACCGACACCAGCCAGTTCATCGCCGGCAACCCGTACGGGGCGTCGCACACGAGCAACAACGGTGAGGTCGCGCCGGACGACATCGCGCTGACCGCCACCGCGCTGACCGCTCGCCGGGCCGTGCAGATCGGTACGGCGGTGAAGAAGGGCCTCGCCGGCTGAGCCCGGTGGCCGGCCGGGGACTCTCGGCCCGATCGGCCACCGGTATCGCAGCCCTACCCCGTGGCGGACGGCCTCATGCGCCGTCGGCCGTGGTGGTGCCGGTCAGGCCCGAACCGACCGGCGTGCCGGCAGGTGGCAGCAGCCACCCCAGCAGGTCGGCCAGCACGGTCAGGCCGTCCGGGCTGAGCACCGACTCCGGGTGGAACTGCATCCCGGCGAAGCCGCGTCCGCGCAGCGCGTGCACGGCCCCGTCGTCCTCGTCGCGGGCCAGCTCCACCGGGCCGTACGCGGTGTCGAGCCGGTCGGCGTCGGCACGGGCGGTGAATGTGGCGTAGAAGCCGACCCGGCGGGGCGCACCGAAGATCCTGATCTGCCGTTGCAGGCCCTGGTAGGGGGCGTCGCGGCGGTGCGCCGGAAGGCCGAGCAGCCCGGCGAGCAGTTGGTGGCCGAGGCAGACCGCGAGGGTCGGTTGCCCGTGCGCGAGCAGGTCGGTCAGCAGCGCGCGCAGCGCCGCCATCTTGGGGTCGGTCGCGCTGCCCGGGTCGCCCGGGCCGGGGCCGACCAGCACCAGGTCGTACGCCCGGATGGTGCCCGGGGTGTGCCAGGGCCGCAGCGTCACGGTGAGGCCGAGCGCCCGCAGTTGGTGGGCCAGCATCCCGGTGAAGGTGTCCTCACCGTCGACGATGAGCACGCGGCGGCCGACGAGCTCGCGCCGTTCGGCCGCGCCCGGCGCCCGCTGGTCGAGCCAGAAGCGGGCCAGCGGCGCGTTGCGGGCGGCGAGCGCGGCCCGTACCCGGGGGTCGTCGGCGAGCCGGGCCGTCGGCTCCCGGCCGGCGGTGGCCGCCTGGGGGCCGAGTCCGAGGGCGGCGAGCACGGCGGCGGCCTTGGCGTGGGTCTCGGCGACCTCGCCGGCGGCGGTCGAGTGCCGCACGAGGGTGGCGCCGACCGGCACGCGCAGCGCCCCGGTGGGGGAGATCTCGGCGGTGCGGATGAGGATCGGCGCGTCGAGGGTCTGCCGGCCGGCGTCGTCGTGGCCGAGCAGCGCGAGCACGCCGGCGTAGTAGCGGCGGCCGGTGCGTTCGTGCCGGGCGATCACCCGGCAGGCGTTCTCCATGGGGCTGCCGGTGACGGTGGGCGCGAACATCGTCTCGCGCAGCACCTCGCGGACGTCGCGGGTGCCCCGCCCGGCGAGCAGGTACTCGGTGTGCGCCAGGTGGGACATCTCCTTGAGGTAGGGGCCGACGACCTGGCCGCCGTGCTCGGCGACGGTGGCCATCATCTTCAGCTCCTCGTCGAGCACCATGTACAGCTCCTCGACCTCCTTGGGGTCGGCGAGGAAGCGCAGCAGGGCGTCGTGGTCGGGCGTCGTGCCGGTGTGTCGGAAGGTGCCGCTGATCGGGTTCATCATGACGAGGCCGTCGTCGACGCTGACGTGTCGTTCCGGGCTGGCGCCGACGAGCGTCCGGGTGCCGGTGTGCACGACGAAGGTCCAGTAGGCGCCGCGCTCGTTGACCAGCAGTCGGCGCAGCGCGGCGAGGGCGGCGGCCAGGGGTGGGTCCTGCACGGTCGCGGTCAGGGTGCGGTGGATGACGAAGTTGGCGCCCTCACCGTGGCCGATCTCGTCGGCGAGCACCCGGCCGACGGTCGCCGCGTACTCGTCGTCGCCGATGTCGAAGGCCGCGTCGGTGGTGCGTACGGGCCGGTCGGGCAGGGCGGCCAGGGCCTCGGCCAGGTCGACCCGTTCGTGCCCGGTGACCAGTAGGCATTCCAGGGGGGTGCCGTCGTCGACGCAGGCGAAGCCGCGTTCGGTGATCTGCCGGTAGGGGACCAGGGCCAGCGTGCGGGGCCCGGACACGCCCTCGGGCAGGGGGATGTCGGCCAGCCGGTCGACGGTGCGGGTGGCGCCGGTGAACAGCTCCAGCTGGTCGGCGTCGGCGCGGCGGACCAGGGCGAACGGGCCGGGGTCGGTGCCGCGGGACACCGCGGCGAGCAGGTCGTGCAGGTGGGTCATCGGAGTCTCCTGAAGGCCGGGCGCCGCCGGTGGGGGCGGCCCGGGGGCCGGGAGACCCGGCGACCGCCTCGATGGGCGGCCGCGTGGGAAAGCTACGCGCGGGAGGTGGCCGCCGGGTCGGCGGGCCACCAGCAGGTCGGGTACGCGAGCATGGCACCACCCTACGTGGCGGCGCGGCGGTGGGGAAGCCGATCCGGCGGACGCGGGGCCCGACCCGTCTCGTCCCGCAGGTGGAGCGGGTAGTTTGACCGGCGATGAACATTCTCGCGCTCGACCTGGGCACCTCCTCGGTGCGCGGCCTGGTGCTGGACGCGGACACCCAGCCGATGCCAGGTGCGCTGGCGCGGCGCAAGGTGAGCCTGGCCATCGGTGACGACGGCACGGGCACCCTGGTCGGCCCGGGCTACCTGGCGTGCCTGCTGGAGTGCCTGGACGAGTTGTCCGAGGGCGGGCACCTGCACGAGGTGGGCCTGGTCGCGGTCTCCGCACAGTGGCACTCGGTGGTCCCGCTGGACGCCGCGGGTGAGCCGCTCGGGCCGGTGCTGACGTGGCTGGACACCCGGCCGGCGCCGTTGCCGTCGGCGCGGGGCCCGGCCGACGCGGAGGACTTCCACCAGCGCACCGGCACGTGGTGGCACCGCTCGTACTGGTCGGTGCGGCTGCCGTGGGTGCGGGAGCGCTCCGGTGCCCGGGTGGCCCGTTTCGCCGGTCTGCCGGAGTTCGTGTTGGGCGAGCTTCTGGACGAGGCGCCGATGTCCATCTCGCAGGCGTCGGGGACGGGTCTGCTGGACCTGAGCACCCTCACCTGGGACGAGGAGGCGCTGGCGTTGGCCGGCGCCGGTGCGGACGTGCTGCCGGCGCTGGCACCACTGGACTGGCAGGGCCGGCTGCGTCCCGAGTACGCGAAGCGTTGGCCGGCGCTCGCCGAGGCCCGCTGGTCGGCGCCGGTGGGCGACGGTGGGGCGTCGAACGTGGGCTCGGGGTGTGTGGACGAGAGCCGGGCGGCGGTGACGGTGGGCACGTCGGCGGCCGTACGGCTGATGCAGCGGGTGCCGGCCGGCGCGCAGCTGCCGTACCTGCCGCAGCGGTTGTGGCGTTACCGCGTCGACCACGACCACGTGGTGACGGGGGCCGCCTATTCCTCCGGCGGCAACCTGTTCGCCTGGGCGAACCGGGAGCTGCGGCTGCCGTCGGGCGCCGAGCTGGACGCGGCGTTGGCGCTGGTGCCGGCCGGGGGTGGACTGCCCACGGATCCCCGCTTCGGCGGTGACCGCCCGCCGGGTCTGGCGCCGGCCGGCACCGGTCAGCTGCGCGGCCTGAGCTTCGGCACCACCGCGGTGGACATCCTCGCCGGTCTCATGCAGGGCCTGTGCGAGCTGGTGGCCGAGGACCTGACGGTGCTGGAGTCCACCGTCGACCGGCAGGTGGAGGTGGTGCTCGGTGGTGGCGCGGTGGCCGCGTCGGTGTGGTGGCGGCAGGCGTTCGCCACGGCGCTGGCCCCGCGGTCGGTGTCGCACCAACGCAACCCGGAGATCGGCGCTACGGGTGCGGCTCTGGTGGCGCTCGGCCGGTTCGGAGAGGCCGTCGAGTTGGCCGACATCGGCCGGATGGATGACTCGGTTCCGCCGACCACGACAGGACAGTAGGGTCCGCAGTATCCTTCCGGAACACCTGCCTCGTTCGGGCCGTTGACACCGCTCCCGGGCCTGGTTGGATGGGATCCGCTCCCCGGGCGCGGTGGACGCGAGGGGACGAGGAGGCAGGTGTGGGCACAGGTGCGGACCCGGCGCGGGGCGCGGTGTCCCACCATCGTCGACGCCGCTTCGACGTCCGGGTCGTGCCCCACCGGCGGCGCTCTCCGCTGCGGCTGCGCGACTGGCGGATGCGTACGAAGCTCGCGGCGGTGCTGGTCATCCCATCGGTGGCGTTCCTCGTGCTCGCGGGTGTGCAGACCCGTGCCCTGGTCGGGCAGACCACCGCGCTGAGTGACTTCGCCGAGCAGGTCGGCATCGGTCGGGAGATCGCCGTGGTGGTGCACCGGCTGCAGCAGGAGCGGGACCGCTCGGCCGGTGAGTTGGCGGCGCTGCGCCGCGACGGCAGCGGCCCACGGCGTGACGAGGCGACCGCGGCGTTGGCGCCGCTGCACCGGGCGACGGATCAGGCCATCGTGGACCTACGTCGGGCGGCCGAGCCGTTGGCGGACGCGGACGCGTCCTGGCGGGTGGCCTACTCGGAGGTGCTGGAGGCGTACGAGCAGGTCGTGTCCATCCGGGCGACGGTGCCGCCGGCGGTGCTCAACAGCGACACGATCCTGAGCAACTACCACCGGGCCGTCGACGCGCTGCTCAACCTGCTGGCCGAGCCCACGCCCGGGCCGGACCATCCGGCGCTCAGCGACGCGGTGCTGCGCTACGTGCAGCTAGCCCGGGTCAAGGAGTTGTCCTCGCGCATCCGGTCGCAGCTCTACGCCGCCGCGCGCGGCGGCGGGTACGGTCCGGAGGGTCAGGTCGTCCTGTCCGACCTGCGCGCGCAGCAACTGACCGCGCTCGGCGCGTTCCGCGTGGCGGCGACCAGCGAGCAGATCCGCCGCTACGACCAGACGACGCTGGACCCGGCGTTCGTCGACGCGGCCCGCATGGAGGAACGGACTCTGCCGGTCGGTGAGACGGTGCCGGTGGTGCTGCCGGCGGAGCAGTGGTGGTCGGCCAGCGAGGGGCGTCAGGAGCTGCTGCGGCAGACCGAGGCGGGGGTGCTGGAGGACGCGGTGGCGCAGGCCGACGAGGTCAGCTCGCGCCAGCTGCGGGACACGCTGCTGGTGGTCGGCGGCATCGTCGCGGTGCTGCTGGTGGCGGTGCTCATCTCCGTCCTCATCGGTCGGTCGTTGGCCCGCTCGATGCGGCTGCTGCGCAGTCAGGCGCTGCGGATCGCGCAGGTGGAGCTGCCGGAGGCCCTGGACCGGCTGCGGACGGTCACCGGTGGCGTGCCGGAGATCTCGGTGGCGCCGGCGGTGGTCCGTTCGTTGGACGAGATGGGTGAGCTGGCCGAGGCGTTCGTCGCCGTGCACCGCAGCGCGGTCAGCGTCGCGGTGGAGCAGGCGCTGATGCGCCGCAACGTCAACGCGATGTTCGTCAACCTGGCCCGGCGCAGTCAGGTGCTGGTGGAGCGGCAGTTGGAGCTGCTCGACGAGCTGGAGCGCGAGGAGAGCAGCCCGGATCAGCTGGAGAACCTGTTCAAGCTGGACCATCTCGCCGCGCGTATGCGCCGTAACGACGAGAGCCTGTTGGTGCTCGCCGGCACCGAGTCCACCCGACGCTGGCAGCGTCCGGTCGGGTTGAACACGATGTTGCTGGCCGCGGCCGCGGAGATCGAGCAGTACCCGCGGGTCCGGCACGAGTCGGTCGCCGACCTGCACGTCGTGGGTCACGTGGTGGGCGAGCTGGTGCACCTGTTCGCGGAGTTGCTGGAGAACGCGACCGCCTTCTCCCGGCCGGACACGCTGGTGTCGGTGAGCGCGCGCGAGGAGGAGTCGGGCGCCGTCATCGAGATCGTCGACCGGGGTCTGGGGATGAGTCCGAGCGCGCTGACCCAGGCGAACGAGGTGCTCGCCACCCCGCCGGCGGCCGACGTCGCCGCGGTGGAGCGGATGGGTCTGTTCGTGGTCAGCCATCTGGCGTCCCGGCTGGGTGTTCGGGTGCGGCTGCACGGCGGGGAGGACGGCCTGGTGGCGGTGATCCGGCTGCCGGCGGACCTGCTGGCGCCCGCGCCGCCGGTGAGCGAGGAGCCGCCGCCGCGGATGGTGACGGCGGGGCCGGCCGCCGCCGTGGATCTGCCGGTGGCGGGTCGCCCACCGGTGGCGGTGCCGCGCCAGGCCCGCCCGGTTCCGGTACGCGCCGAGGACGTGCTCGCTCCGGCGGCGTCCGTACCGTCGGGGGGCGGTGGATGGTGGTCCCGGCAGGGACCGTCCACACCGGTCCAGGCGGGGCCGCCCGCGCCGCCGGCGGCCCCGGTGATCGGCGGCACCAGCGCGCGGGGACTGCCGGTGCGGGTGCCGATGGCGCAGCTCGCCGCGGTGACCCGTTCGGCGCGGCCGGAGCCGGCGCCGGCGGCCCGGCACGATCCGGATCCGGCGGCGGTCGGCGGCATGCTCTCCCGCCTCTACGGTGGGGTGCGGCGCGCCGAGGCCGAGGACACGACTGAGATACCCGTGCCGCCGCTCGGTGGTGGGCACAGCGAGGAG
This genomic stretch from Micromonospora krabiensis harbors:
- a CDS encoding amino acid ABC transporter permease gives rise to the protein MKLRRRQRERLSLWLQYLAFVVVVAAVAFAADWGRLGEAFFRVDIIKSMFPTVITVALRNTVLYTLGAFAFGLVFGTILALMRLSRVAPYRWLATAYIELFRGLPALLVLFLVGYGIPIAFPEREIPGGVFGSIAIGLGLTAAAYMAETIRAGIQAVPRGQMEAARTLGMSHFTAMRTIVIPQAFRIVIPPLTNELILLTKDSSLAYVLGVTAQTIEITKFGRDTLNDRVNATPLLVAGFTYLIITLPLSQVVRRLELRYAKAR
- a CDS encoding basic amino acid ABC transporter substrate-binding protein, translated to MTFHRAARKAGLVAAVAALALSAAGCAKKDEGEVQAGGVKLVEKGALTVCTHLPYAPFQSKDAGGKVVGFDVDVMDLVAKDLGVEQKIVDTPFEGIKSGQDLNTGKCDAAAAGMTITEERQKVMNFSDPYFDATQAMLVKTGKAYKSLDDLKGKKLGVQASTTGRDYAKKFEQEKDLQLVEFEDLAALQQALANGQVEAAINDLPVWTEYIKDNPGGFEVTAEFDTGEQYGFSVKKDANPELLKKINEVLAKAKQDGTYDKIYEKWIGKQPAK
- a CDS encoding winged helix DNA-binding domain-containing protein, with translation MPVRLTASEALDLRMTSLLLRPHPGVAPGTVADVVQWFGAMQAQDLASGLWSLGARLPGFTQADVRAALERREALRTWPMRGTVHLVPSRDARWMLELTGVRTLAAAATRRAALGLTDADADRALDVLGAALAGGGRLTRAECLARLAAAGIGVDGQRGYHLLSHASLSGVTCLAPNVGTEQTFALLDEWAPAPHRPDRDEALALLARRYLRSHGPVTDREFAGWTGLTLTDARRGLAAAGDVLATVEVDAVAMLVDAALLDAPRAAVDDLLVLPGFDEYLLGYRDRTLMLDPAHREAVVPGGNGVFQATVVHRGRVVGTWKRTIGARRVTVAVRPLAPLDRPRVERALGHYARFLDLPLRVDWPA
- the wrbA gene encoding NAD(P)H:quinone oxidoreductase encodes the protein MMAQVKVAVIYYSATGTTYQMAQAACEAAGDAGADVRLRKVRELAPAEAIRSNSGWQAHHLETQDVPEAQLDDLSWADVVIFGTPTRYGVMAAQLKQFIDTSGPLWAQGALVNKVYAGFCTTGTSHGGQEATLLSMFNVFYHWGGIVVTPGYTDTSQFIAGNPYGASHTSNNGEVAPDDIALTATALTARRAVQIGTAVKKGLAG
- a CDS encoding anthranilate synthase family protein; this translates as MTHLHDLLAAVSRGTDPGPFALVRRADADQLELFTGATRTVDRLADIPLPEGVSGPRTLALVPYRQITERGFACVDDGTPLECLLVTGHERVDLAEALAALPDRPVRTTDAAFDIGDDEYAATVGRVLADEIGHGEGANFVIHRTLTATVQDPPLAAALAALRRLLVNERGAYWTFVVHTGTRTLVGASPERHVSVDDGLVMMNPISGTFRHTGTTPDHDALLRFLADPKEVEELYMVLDEELKMMATVAEHGGQVVGPYLKEMSHLAHTEYLLAGRGTRDVREVLRETMFAPTVTGSPMENACRVIARHERTGRRYYAGVLALLGHDDAGRQTLDAPILIRTAEISPTGALRVPVGATLVRHSTAAGEVAETHAKAAAVLAALGLGPQAATAGREPTARLADDPRVRAALAARNAPLARFWLDQRAPGAAERRELVGRRVLIVDGEDTFTGMLAHQLRALGLTVTLRPWHTPGTIRAYDLVLVGPGPGDPGSATDPKMAALRALLTDLLAHGQPTLAVCLGHQLLAGLLGLPAHRRDAPYQGLQRQIRIFGAPRRVGFYATFTARADADRLDTAYGPVELARDEDDGAVHALRGRGFAGMQFHPESVLSPDGLTVLADLLGWLLPPAGTPVGSGLTGTTTADGA
- a CDS encoding FGGY family carbohydrate kinase, with the protein product MNILALDLGTSSVRGLVLDADTQPMPGALARRKVSLAIGDDGTGTLVGPGYLACLLECLDELSEGGHLHEVGLVAVSAQWHSVVPLDAAGEPLGPVLTWLDTRPAPLPSARGPADAEDFHQRTGTWWHRSYWSVRLPWVRERSGARVARFAGLPEFVLGELLDEAPMSISQASGTGLLDLSTLTWDEEALALAGAGADVLPALAPLDWQGRLRPEYAKRWPALAEARWSAPVGDGGASNVGSGCVDESRAAVTVGTSAAVRLMQRVPAGAQLPYLPQRLWRYRVDHDHVVTGAAYSSGGNLFAWANRELRLPSGAELDAALALVPAGGGLPTDPRFGGDRPPGLAPAGTGQLRGLSFGTTAVDILAGLMQGLCELVAEDLTVLESTVDRQVEVVLGGGAVAASVWWRQAFATALAPRSVSHQRNPEIGATGAALVALGRFGEAVELADIGRMDDSVPPTTTGQ
- a CDS encoding sensor histidine kinase, which gives rise to MGTGADPARGAVSHHRRRRFDVRVVPHRRRSPLRLRDWRMRTKLAAVLVIPSVAFLVLAGVQTRALVGQTTALSDFAEQVGIGREIAVVVHRLQQERDRSAGELAALRRDGSGPRRDEATAALAPLHRATDQAIVDLRRAAEPLADADASWRVAYSEVLEAYEQVVSIRATVPPAVLNSDTILSNYHRAVDALLNLLAEPTPGPDHPALSDAVLRYVQLARVKELSSRIRSQLYAAARGGGYGPEGQVVLSDLRAQQLTALGAFRVAATSEQIRRYDQTTLDPAFVDAARMEERTLPVGETVPVVLPAEQWWSASEGRQELLRQTEAGVLEDAVAQADEVSSRQLRDTLLVVGGIVAVLLVAVLISVLIGRSLARSMRLLRSQALRIAQVELPEALDRLRTVTGGVPEISVAPAVVRSLDEMGELAEAFVAVHRSAVSVAVEQALMRRNVNAMFVNLARRSQVLVERQLELLDELEREESSPDQLENLFKLDHLAARMRRNDESLLVLAGTESTRRWQRPVGLNTMLLAAAAEIEQYPRVRHESVADLHVVGHVVGELVHLFAELLENATAFSRPDTLVSVSAREEESGAVIEIVDRGLGMSPSALTQANEVLATPPAADVAAVERMGLFVVSHLASRLGVRVRLHGGEDGLVAVIRLPADLLAPAPPVSEEPPPRMVTAGPAAAVDLPVAGRPPVAVPRQARPVPVRAEDVLAPAASVPSGGGGWWSRQGPSTPVQAGPPAPPAAPVIGGTSARGLPVRVPMAQLAAVTRSARPEPAPAARHDPDPAAVGGMLSRLYGGVRRAEAEDTTEIPVPPLGGGHSEEGRQ